A single genomic interval of Asterias amurensis chromosome 1, ASM3211899v1 harbors:
- the LOC139937198 gene encoding cation channel sperm-associated auxiliary subunit epsilon-like, with protein sequence MWLYFLSQLNFMKCCKRFDRLIMNAPMRGIMTFITVMLLLLDLPMGRCNQTLPACVWRILPSLDVETGFIGVNTVFQVEYLDKLCSQEFQWSSSFGCSVQNQSLLDTSVVCHRPGYHAIIPTVNWSNCHCVPERKYITVRNNPLCYRWYAKSIDKMSIWSSDFSYGQWITETLRVWVVDWTDVEEDRGVDNATIPSQSSADLTRTFHSKGQKPDLQQVHPTNQQQLYVQNSTFIQEDGYWEVLIQTPVYLELEFMIRGKPEVAVQMCFIRDTSVILTDHWLSLPNDDDESTVLRYTVGSPTRLLQDPCSPSVVILLSDSSLLLTLDGFQTSKSVSLPSHLLQGLSLDVESLAFTSTHLLLLIDSKIYAVYRTLDNLTEVTGLSGQFKVKGRDWCVPPNLQMSHMAVSFNSSNLFLIGTNSEDHQISLSEIKLPLSILQDLTLLDIEDIAFDSFSSTLGVVATATETSNSSLIFLLYDIILEAWKLLPFYLDVSNTYGSVSLMFINSAHNGSFLFWDEKRIYFTHSYGLTVKPFRVEGKETSMLNSSDSEVISQVCVSQKGDIVVLMSSNRLYYSRVGLTKLISIPAADLPTADPRLFFDSSNSLFMVSTANMSFGEASRWRYPLSLELAGSLHSLENTCQYNHLEHGDTASIYYLDRGDTVQLWTSITFSAGSDVNLQVMSSASSLLHIGKSDHWDYHPGSLAVNKTLTVQSSDNLLEGVADYYEDLERFTGDAVVEVIPDQDDITCVRRSTMVARFSIGCPPGRHIRVRKPEFCQHFNNYTIPRDGYLENNGTEAVNDKVVEYDWSVFGCPIPSHYQETFRPTLDLYDSDDKVIELSSNYVMYEEQGRTDYSYSATMLQAGCQSLAQTWSSMINGSHNMTSSSPLWGPHNYKSCFTVNVSTNVADLRTQSYQVLNNTGVSSIKWSTTRNTSLYQFTATVVDPKFSFCHLQTRFAVEVYGLPGAVVEKPFTQVSLGIFAILTLALGVVSYMYFRKGHIRKLEEQLFDYDADEK encoded by the exons ATGTGGttatattttttgtctcaactCAATTTTATGAAGTGTTGCAAAAGATTTGATAGATTAATTATGAATGCACCAATGCGGGGAATAATGACATTTATAACTGTCATGTTGCTTCTACTTGACTTGCCGATGGGTCGCTGTAACCAAACGTTGCCTGCTTGTGTCTGGAG GATCTTGCCAAGCTTGGATGTAGAGACGGGATTCATTGGAGTAAATACAGTG TTTCAGGTGGAGTACTTGGACAAACTCTGTTCACAAGAATTCCAATGGAGTTCTTCATTTGGTTGCTCAGTACAGAATCAGAG CTTATTGGATACCAGTGTTGTATGTCATCGACCGGGCTATCACGCCATTATTCCAACTGTGAACTGGTCCAATTGCCACTGT gtgCCTGAGAGAAAATACATTACTGTACGGAACAACCCACTGTGTTACAGATGGTATGCAAAGTCCATCGACAAAATGTCTAT ATGGAGTTCAGACTTCAGCTACGGCCAGTGGATTACAGAAACATTGAGGGTGTGGGTGGTGGATTGGACTGATGTAGAGGAGGATAGGGGAGTAGACAATGCTACCATTCCTTCACAG AGTTCTGCCGATCTGACAAGAACGTTTCATAGTAAAGGTCAGAAACCAGACCTACAGCAGGTCCACCCGACTAACCAGCAACAACTGTACGTCCAGAACAGTACTTTCATTCAGGAAGATGG TTACTGGGAGGTTCTTATACAGACTCCTGTGTACTTAGAGCTGGAGTTCATGATAAGAGGCAAGCCTGAGGTGGCAGTTCAAATGTGCTTCATAAG AGACACCAGTGTAATACTGACAGACCATTGGCTTTCATTGcccaatgatgatgatgagagtACTGTACTGCGATATACAGTAGGCTCCCCTACTAGGCTTCTACAAGACCCTTGTTCTCCCAGTGTGGTTATTCTGCTCTCTGA CAGTTCATTGCTACTTACACTGGATGGGTTCCAGACATCGAAGTCAGTATCTCTTCCATCCCATCTATTGCAG GGCTTAAGCCTGGATGTTGAGAGCCTAGCCTTCACCTCAACACACCTCCTTCTACTGATTGACTCCAAGATATATGCAGTCTACAGAACCCTCGACAATCTCACAGAAGTCACTG GTTTATCGGGGCAGTTTAAAGTTAAAGGGAGGGATTGGTGTGTCCCACCAAATCTCCAAATG AGTCATATGGCAGTTTCCTTCAACTCCTCTAACCTTTTCTTAATCGGCACCAACTCCGAGGACCATCAAATCAGTTTAAGTGAAATCAAACTTCCCTTGTCAATCCTTCAAGATCTCACTTTG ttGGATATTGAAGACATTGCATTTGACAGCTTCTCTAGCACCCTTGGTGTCGTTGCTACAGCAACTGAAACCTCCAATAGTTCTCTGATCTTCCTCTTGTATGACATCATCTTAGAAGCATGGAAACTTCTACCGTTTTACCTGGACGTTAGCAATACCTACG GCAGTGTCTCCCTGATGTTTATCAATAGTGCTCACAATGGAAGCTTCTTGTTCTGGGATGAAAAGAGAATCTATTTCACCCACAGTTATG GTCTGACTGTCAAACCCTTCAGAGTTGAAGGAAAAGAAACTTCAATGCTGAACAGCTCTGACAGTGAGGTGATCAGTCAG gTATGTGTCAGCCAGAAGGGAGATATTGTAGTACTGATGTCATCCAATCGTTTGTATTACAGCAGAGTCGGCCTGACAAAGCTCATTAGC ATCCCTGCAGCAGACCTCCCCACCGCTGATCCTAGACTGTTTTTCGACAGCTCCAATTCCTTGTTCATGGTCAGCACTGCCAATATGAG TTTTGGAGAAGCTTCAAGGTGGCGCTACCCTCTGTCCTTGGAGCTTGCTGGATCTCTACACAGTTTGGAAAATACATGCCAG TACAATCATCTTGAACATGGAGACACTGCTAGCATATATTACCTAGATAGAGGAGATACAGTACAACTGTGGACATCTATAACATTCTCTGCAGGCTCTGATGTCAATCTACAG GTGATGTCCAGCGCTTCTAGCTTGTTGCATATTGGTAAATCCGATCACTGGGACTATCACCCAGGCTCATTGGCAGTAAATAAG ACCCTGACAGTACAATCAAGTGACAACCTCCTGGAGGGTGTGGCTGATTATTATGAAGACTTGGAGAGATTTACTGGAGATGCTGTGGTGGAGGTCATTCCTGATCAGGATGATATCACATGCGTGAGACGGTCAACCATG GTGGCACGTTTTTCTATTGGTTGTCCTCCCGGTAGACACATTCGTGTCAGGAAGCCAGAATTCTGTCAGCATTTCAATAACTACACAATACCAAG AGATGGTTATTTGGAGAATAATGGAACCGAGGCAGTGAATGACAAG GTTGTTGAATATGACTGGTCTGTCTTTGGATGCCCCATACCCAGCCATTATCAGGAGACTTTCAGACCAACACTAGATCT ctATGATTCTGATGATAAGGTGATTGAATTAAGCAGTAACTATGTGATGTATGAAGAGCAAGGCAGGACGGATTACAGCTACAGTGCAACCATGCTGCAG GCTGGATGTCAATCCTTAGCCCAGACCTGGTCATCAATGATCAACGGGAGTCACAACATGACATCATCATCCCCGTTGTGGGGTCCTCAT AATTATAAGAGTTGTTTTACTGTTAATGTAAGCACCAATGTTGCCGATCTACGAACCCAGAGCTATCAGGTCCTGAATAACACTGGAGTGTCTTCAATTAAATGGAGTACAACGAGGAATACTAGCCTCTATCAATTCACAGCAACAGTTGTGGATCCTAAGTTTAG CTTTTGTCATCTACAGACGAGGTTTGCGGTGGAGGTTTATGGTCTTCCTGGAGCGGTGGTTGAGAAACCATTCACCCAAGTCTCTCTAGGAATCTTTGCCATTTTGACTCTTGCCCTAGGGGTCGTATCCTACATGTACTTCCGCAAAGGTCATATCAGGAAGTTGGAGGAACAACTGTTTGATTATGATGCAG